Within Stella humosa, the genomic segment CTCGATCGACATGGACCACATCAGCACGCGACCGCCGCCCAGCACCGCCGGCGTGACGTAGAAGCCCAGGCACAGCACGAAGACCAGCACCGTGCCGGCAAGCAGGCCCGGCAGGGTCAGCGGGAAGAACACCTGCCAGAAGGACTTCAGCGGCGAGGCGCCGAGGCTGGCGGCCGCCTTCACATAGTCGCGGTCGACGGCCGCCATGGCGGCATAGAGCGGCAGCACCATGAAGGGCAGCATGATGTGGGTCATGCCGATCGCCGTGCCGGTGAAGTTGTGCACCAGCCGCAGCGGATCGTCGATGATGCCCGAGCTCTGGAGCCACGTGTTCACCACGCCGCGGCGCTGCAGCAGCACAAGCCACGCATAGGTGCGCACCAGCAGCGAGGTCCAGAACGGAAAGAGCACCGAGACGAAGATGATCGCGCGCCAGACGGTCGACACCTGGCTCATCAGGTAGGCCAGCGGATAGCCCAGCGCCGCACAGATGGCGGTGACGAGGAAGCTCAGCTCGAATGTCGTCTGGAAGCTGCGGGTGTAGGCCGGGTGCAGCATCCGCGTGTAGTGGTCGAACGTGAAGGCGCCCTGCTCGTTCATGAACGACAGCGTGAACAGCCAGCCGATCGGCAGGAAGATGACGAAGGCGATCATCAGGACTGCCGGCGAGCAGAGCAGGAAGAGCCCGCGGGCCTCCCGCCGCTCGGCCGCGGCCAGTTGGTCGGCGTTGGCGGCCTGGCTCACCGCGCGGCCTCGACGCCGACCAGGATCGTGTCCTCGGGATGCAGGCCGAGCGCGATCGGCTCGCCGGTGCGCGGCAGCCGGCTGAGTGCCTCGCGCCGGGTCGGCTGGCGCAGCGTGATGCGCTGGCCGCCGGCCACCCGCACCTGGAGCAGGAAGCTCTCGCCTTGATAGACCGAGCCCTCGACCACCCCGTCGATGCGATTGACGCCGCCGACCGACGCCTGGTCCAGGATGTCCAGCTTCTCGGGCCGCACCACCAGCAGGGCCGGGCCATCGCTCACCCCGGGCGGGCCGGCCAGGACCAGCGCCCGCTCGTCGAGCCGCGCGCCGCCGCCCGACACGGTGACCGGCAGGAAGTGCGATTCGCCGACGAAGTCGGCGACGAAGCGGTTGGCCGGGCGCTCGTAGAGCCGGCTCGGCGTGTCGATCTGGGCGAAGCGGCCCTGATCGATGACGGCGATGCGGTCCGACATGGTCAGCGCCTCGCGCTGGTCATGGGTGACATAGACGGTCGTGATGCCAAGCCGCTCGTGCAGTTGGCGGATCTCGATCTGCATCTGCTCGCGCAGCTTCTTGTCGAGCGCCGACAGGGGCTCGTCCATCAGGAGGATGCGCGGCTCGAATACCACGGCGCGGGCCAGCGCCACGCGCTGCTTCTGCCCGCCCGACAACTGGTCGACGCGGCGCTCGCCATAGCCCTGGAGCTGGACCAGCGCCAGGGCGGCCTCCACCCGGCGCGCGATGTCGGCCTTGGCGACACCGCGCAGGCGCAAGGGATAGCCGACATTGCCGGCCACGTTCATGTGCGGGAAAAGCGCATAGTTCTGGAAGACGATGCCGATGTCGCGCTGGTGCGGCGGCTTCAGGATCATCTCGACGTCGCCGAAGCGGATTGAGCCCGAATCCGGCCGCACGAAGCCCGCCAGCACCATCAGCAGCGTCGTCTTGCCGGAGCCGGACGGCCCCAGCAGCGTCACGAACTCGCCGGCCGCGATGTCGAGGCTGACGGCGTCCAGCGCCCGGAACTTGCCATAGGTCTTGGTCACCTCCCGGATGGTGACGGTGGGCGCGGTGCGGGAGACGGTCATGCCCGCCCCCCGCCCGCCGCCCGTCCGGGACGGGTCGAACTCACTCCTGGATGAACTGGTCGAAGCGCTTGGTGACGGCGTCGAGATTGTCCGCCCACCACTTCACGTCCAGCGTGAAGGCGGTCTTCAGGTTATCCGGCGAGGACGGCAGCGCCTTGGCGAGGTCGGCCGAAATGATGCCGGTCTCGTAGGCCTTGGCGTTCGACGGGCCATAGTTGATGTGCAGCGGCAACTGGGCCTGGGCGGTCGGCGTCAGCATGTGCGCCATCGCCTTCATCGCGGCGTCCTTGTTGGGCGCGCCCTTGGGGATCGCCCAGCAGTCGGCCAGGATCATCTGCTGGTTGAACGTCAGGTCCGCCTTGGCGCCCTCCTTCATCACCGACTGCACCCGGCCGTTCCACAGGCCGATCATGTCGATCTCGCCATCGTTGATGAGCTGGGCGGAAGCCGCACCCGACGGCCACCAGGCGACGACATGCGGCTTCAGCTCGCGCATCTTCTTGAAGGCACGGTCGACATCCAGCGGGTAGAGCTTCTGCGGGTCGACGCCATCGGCGATGAGGGCGGCCTCCAGGTTGTACATCGGGCTGCGCCGCATCGACCGGCCGCCCGGGAAGTCCTTGAAGTTGTACATGTCGGCCCAGCCCTGGGGCTTCTTGTCCTTGTACGTCTTCGTGTTCCAGGCGATCACGTTGGAATAGACGAGGTTGGCGACCCAATAGTCCGACTTCATGTCGGCCGGGATGCCGTCGGTCTTGACGATTGCGGGGTCCAGCTTCTCGAGGTTGCCCTCGCGCTCCAGCAGGATGCAGCCGTTGGTGCCCTGCTGCACCAGGTCCCAGGTCACGCGGCCGGACTTCACCTGGGCACGCACGTCGGCGATGCCGGAGGTGGTGTCCTCCTTGATCGTCAGGTTCAGCGCCTTGGCGGCCGGCTCGAACCATGCCTTGCGCTGGGCGTCCTGGTAGGCGCCGCCCCAGGACGCGATGGTAATCGTTTGCTGGGCCGCTGCGGGAATCGCCATCACGCCGATGGCCAGCACCGCCAATGCGCCTGTTCTTGCCGTCATGTCTCGCCCCCTGTCAGGCCGGATTTCTCGCCCGACGTTAGACCCGGCGCCCGGCCGCGCGCAAGCGATGGCGAAGCCGGCCGTCCCGTGCCACCATCGCCGCTGATCAGGCAATCAAAGGTCACGCAAGATGGCGCTGCATTTCGATCGGTCGGAGTTCGCGGAGCGAATCGCACGAGCCCGCAAGCGGCTCGGCGAGGAGGATCTCGACGCGGTCGTGCTCTTCGCGCAGGAGAGCCTCTACTACCTCACCGGATTCGACACGAGCGGGTTCGTCTTCTTCCAGTGCGCGGTGCTGACCCGCGACGAGCGGCCGATCGTGCTGCTGACCCGGCGGCCCGACCTGGAGCAGGCCCGCCGCACCTCGATCCTCGAGGACATCCGCCTGTGGTACGACGCCGAGGGTGCCGACCCGTCGCGCGAGCTGCAGGCGATCCTGGAAGAGCTGGGCCTGAAGGGCGGGCGCGTCGGCATCGAGACCACCACCTACGGCCTGACCGGCACCAACTGGGAACGGGTGCGGGTGCGGCTGTCGGAATGGTGCCGGCTGGTGCCGGGCTGCGATGTCGTGCGCTTCCTGCGCCTCGTGAAGTCGCCGAGCGAGATCGCCTATGTCCGGCGCGCGGCCGAACTGGCCGACCAGTCGCTGGAGGCGATGCTGGAGACGGCGAAGCCCAACGTCTTCGAGGGCAAGATCGCGGCCGCGGGCGTGGCCGCCATCCTGGCCGGCGGCGGCG encodes:
- a CDS encoding ABC transporter permease, which codes for MSQAANADQLAAAERREARGLFLLCSPAVLMIAFVIFLPIGWLFTLSFMNEQGAFTFDHYTRMLHPAYTRSFQTTFELSFLVTAICAALGYPLAYLMSQVSTVWRAIIFVSVLFPFWTSLLVRTYAWLVLLQRRGVVNTWLQSSGIIDDPLRLVHNFTGTAIGMTHIMLPFMVLPLYAAMAAVDRDYVKAAASLGASPLKSFWQVFFPLTLPGLLAGTVLVFVLCLGFYVTPAVLGGGRVLMWSMSIERSVAVYSDWGAASALGVVLLVVTLAILWVMNRLFGVDRIIGGR
- a CDS encoding ABC transporter ATP-binding protein is translated as MTVSRTAPTVTIREVTKTYGKFRALDAVSLDIAAGEFVTLLGPSGSGKTTLLMVLAGFVRPDSGSIRFGDVEMILKPPHQRDIGIVFQNYALFPHMNVAGNVGYPLRLRGVAKADIARRVEAALALVQLQGYGERRVDQLSGGQKQRVALARAVVFEPRILLMDEPLSALDKKLREQMQIEIRQLHERLGITTVYVTHDQREALTMSDRIAVIDQGRFAQIDTPSRLYERPANRFVADFVGESHFLPVTVSGGGARLDERALVLAGPPGVSDGPALLVVRPEKLDILDQASVGGVNRIDGVVEGSVYQGESFLLQVRVAGGQRITLRQPTRREALSRLPRTGEPIALGLHPEDTILVGVEAAR
- a CDS encoding ABC transporter substrate-binding protein; this encodes MTARTGALAVLAIGVMAIPAAAQQTITIASWGGAYQDAQRKAWFEPAAKALNLTIKEDTTSGIADVRAQVKSGRVTWDLVQQGTNGCILLEREGNLEKLDPAIVKTDGIPADMKSDYWVANLVYSNVIAWNTKTYKDKKPQGWADMYNFKDFPGGRSMRRSPMYNLEAALIADGVDPQKLYPLDVDRAFKKMRELKPHVVAWWPSGAASAQLINDGEIDMIGLWNGRVQSVMKEGAKADLTFNQQMILADCWAIPKGAPNKDAAMKAMAHMLTPTAQAQLPLHINYGPSNAKAYETGIISADLAKALPSSPDNLKTAFTLDVKWWADNLDAVTKRFDQFIQE
- a CDS encoding M24 family metallopeptidase; translation: MALHFDRSEFAERIARARKRLGEEDLDAVVLFAQESLYYLTGFDTSGFVFFQCAVLTRDERPIVLLTRRPDLEQARRTSILEDIRLWYDAEGADPSRELQAILEELGLKGGRVGIETTTYGLTGTNWERVRVRLSEWCRLVPGCDVVRFLRLVKSPSEIAYVRRAAELADQSLEAMLETAKPNVFEGKIAAAGVAAILAGGGDMPPSGPVLGSGDRALLVRSATGYRDLDAVDQLTMEFAGSYRHYCACLMRTIAVGQGNDRQRRMFEVTRDAMAAMTAAARPGNILGNIDDAHRRVYDEAGFGDFRMSACGYSLGANFRPSWMDVPPMLYSGNVIPVQAGMVLFLHAILIDAPANLAMSLGHTIVVGETGAEVLSRLTPEYHIAV